The following are encoded together in the Cyanobacterium aponinum PCC 10605 genome:
- a CDS encoding pentapeptide repeat-containing protein: MLANTAVIDIQAQYNSGERNFPKLQLRRIDLRNAQLKGVNLGGCDLSYADLRDADLSGADLSKCYLNEANLSGANLTGANLTGAYLIKAYLTKVNFQKAIVKEAYFTGSFLTRANFYKADLSGAFLNGAHLNGGIFKDASYDNTTRFDKGFNPESLGMQKVSSFNLATSKKVTIGEIITNFETIASITSKYLGGTITGKNFEDSRPDVEWLREFSMDKNGKVNFNGSLSHQATTIQLKWFEKWTNAFVKKSSMIIQDLPNIIEEKHLTVDYLIKKGVA, from the coding sequence ATGTTAGCAAACACCGCAGTAATTGATATTCAAGCACAATATAACTCAGGGGAAAGAAATTTTCCTAAGTTGCAACTCAGAAGAATTGACCTTAGAAACGCTCAACTAAAAGGAGTCAATCTCGGAGGTTGCGATTTAAGTTATGCTGATTTAAGGGATGCCGACTTGAGCGGTGCTGACTTGAGTAAATGCTATCTCAATGAAGCAAATCTCAGTGGGGCAAATCTCACTGGTGCAAACTTAACAGGAGCATACTTAATTAAAGCCTACCTAACTAAAGTTAATTTCCAAAAAGCAATCGTTAAAGAGGCTTATTTTACGGGTAGTTTTCTAACTAGAGCAAACTTTTATAAAGCAGACTTATCTGGGGCATTCCTCAATGGCGCTCATCTGAATGGAGGTATTTTTAAAGACGCATCCTATGATAATACTACTCGTTTTGATAAGGGATTTAACCCTGAATCCTTAGGAATGCAAAAAGTTTCTTCTTTTAATCTTGCCACTAGCAAAAAAGTAACCATTGGAGAAATCATAACTAATTTTGAAACCATTGCATCTATTACTAGTAAGTATTTAGGTGGGACTATTACAGGCAAAAATTTTGAAGATAGTCGCCCTGATGTGGAATGGTTAAGAGAATTTTCTATGGACAAAAATGGTAAGGTAAATTTTAATGGTTCTCTGTCTCATCAAGCTACTACGATACAATTGAAATGGTTTGAAAAATGGACTAATGCTTTTGTGAAAAAATCGTCCATGATTATTCAAGACTTGCCCAATATCATCGAAGAAAAACATTTAACTGTGGACTATTTAATAAAAAAAGGTGTTGCTTAA
- a CDS encoding putative bifunctional diguanylate cyclase/phosphodiesterase encodes MAKFSPFLSSLETEKDQNKKCHVFSMKFYESMEKALSKALVENQFELYYQPFICFNTRKIVAVEALIRWNHPYWGLISPDKFIPIAEKSGLILPLGEWIIREACLDIQEFLSYPLKLAINISPHQLQDTFFLRNMIKILQETKFYPQNLSLEITEGIFLENSTNVIKLMVKLKKMGISLALDDFGTGYAGLKYLNDFPFDVIKLDKSFIHNIARKSRQKAIVNSMVTLAKTLNLTVHVEGIENNDDLNWIISEGINQGQGYFFSPPLSINQLKSFLKIWVYL; translated from the coding sequence ATGGCTAAATTTTCCCCCTTTTTGTCTTCTCTTGAAACAGAAAAAGACCAAAATAAGAAATGTCATGTATTTTCAATGAAGTTTTACGAATCAATGGAAAAAGCATTATCGAAGGCTTTAGTTGAAAATCAGTTTGAACTTTATTACCAACCATTTATCTGTTTTAACACCCGCAAGATTGTCGCCGTGGAGGCTTTAATTCGTTGGAATCATCCTTATTGGGGATTAATTTCTCCTGATAAATTCATTCCCATCGCAGAAAAAAGTGGATTAATTCTTCCCTTGGGGGAATGGATTATTAGAGAGGCTTGTTTAGACATTCAAGAATTTTTATCGTATCCCCTCAAATTAGCCATTAATATTTCTCCTCATCAGCTACAGGATACTTTTTTTCTTAGGAATATGATCAAGATTCTTCAAGAAACCAAGTTTTACCCACAAAATTTAAGTTTAGAAATCACCGAAGGAATTTTTTTAGAAAATTCCACTAATGTTATAAAACTGATGGTAAAACTGAAAAAGATGGGTATTTCTCTGGCTTTAGATGATTTTGGCACGGGTTATGCAGGTTTAAAATACTTGAACGATTTTCCCTTTGATGTTATTAAATTAGATAAATCATTTATTCACAATATTGCTCGTAAATCTCGACAAAAGGCGATTGTTAATAGTATGGTAACTTTAGCAAAAACTTTGAATTTAACTGTTCATGTAGAAGGCATTGAGAACAATGATGATTTGAATTGGATTATATCTGAAGGCATTAATCAAGGACAGGGCTATTTTTTTAGTCCTCCTTTATCAATTAACCAATTAAAATCGTTTCTGAAAATTTGGGTATATTTATAA
- a CDS encoding pentapeptide repeat-containing protein, with protein sequence MDKIVTKKDRNDNTIILLKYSKGKRNFRKQNFAGINLSGLSLIDIDLSETDLSCANLENCDLRGANLSKSCLKGSNLKGCNLRGAILNEADLSYGNLNHVNLTKARCKKTNFYRSHISSANLQNSYFSEANLVATSLNKSDLSYGNFQKANLNHGFLTGSNLTRTNFQEANLTNACLIRAIIDKTLFQGAEYNLQTLFDHHFLPEKHGMSEGGYISVAEIVNSLNYLSKTGSHYLGKSIIVKYLEKSRPHCEWVNSFKITNKGSIHYQGALTEIISDFELKWYQEWVKNYIQNCSIMVKGFIDLLEQDKIFLQQDKIVSPQYLNYNLEQKIS encoded by the coding sequence ATGGATAAAATAGTAACCAAAAAGGATAGAAATGACAATACTATTATTTTGTTAAAGTATAGTAAAGGGAAAAGAAACTTTAGAAAACAAAATTTTGCTGGAATTAATCTCTCAGGACTATCTTTAATAGACATTGACCTATCAGAAACAGATTTAAGTTGTGCAAATCTCGAAAATTGTGACTTAAGGGGAGCAAACTTAAGTAAATCGTGCCTCAAAGGGTCAAATCTCAAAGGTTGTAATTTAAGAGGTGCAATATTGAATGAAGCAGACTTAAGTTATGGAAATCTTAACCACGTTAACTTAACCAAAGCCCGATGCAAAAAAACAAATTTTTATCGTAGTCATATTAGTTCTGCTAATTTACAAAATTCTTATTTTTCTGAAGCCAATTTAGTAGCAACTTCTCTTAATAAAAGTGATTTAAGCTATGGAAATTTTCAAAAGGCTAATTTGAATCATGGATTTTTAACAGGAAGTAATTTAACCCGAACAAATTTTCAAGAAGCAAATCTAACTAACGCTTGTCTGATTCGGGCAATAATAGACAAGACTCTTTTTCAAGGTGCAGAATATAATCTACAAACTTTATTTGATCATCATTTTCTCCCTGAAAAGCATGGAATGAGTGAAGGGGGATATATTTCTGTTGCCGAAATTGTTAATAGTTTGAACTATTTAAGCAAAACAGGTTCTCATTATTTAGGTAAATCAATAATAGTAAAATATTTGGAAAAATCTCGTCCTCATTGTGAATGGGTTAATAGCTTTAAAATTACCAATAAAGGCTCAATTCATTATCAAGGTGCATTGACAGAAATCATTAGTGATTTTGAATTAAAATGGTATCAAGAATGGGTGAAAAATTATATTCAAAATTGTTCCATTATGGTTAAAGGATTTATTGATTTATTAGAACAAGATAAAATATTCCTACAACAAGATAAGATAGTTTCTCCACAGTACCTAAATTACAATTTAGAGCAAAAAATTTCTTAA
- a CDS encoding mechanosensitive ion channel family protein: protein MLKEFWFSLNPLYIFILQHLGVYLGGFLLIYGFLFFLLRPLFRSLERDIALVTLNISGYPLLSIFTFFNLKFTLYDLENFVGKDILQKILNACLIVVISYWLVAIIKKVIIYYLKQYTKQSEVMWDDVLLPLVEAVLPVMVFLLGGVFVLNNFGVDLTGIWVALGGATFIIGFALKDILANFFSGIVLLIDTPFQFGDVLRLEDGSIGMLCRIGVRVTQIYLFNHHCDIYIPNSVLQNQNITNLSRPTSYYYYSTTIEIPAELEVDYLKSLITETVLAHPDTLADIEKKIALIDRFYLCEEETNNSLTEQQISGKNRLLAEQKVNIKLQEIEEFLEALVITLQFAEKGGLTSEELENIYQEYQEILVLIGLNINSEINTDNLLNTTFSESQAPDGLIELVREWYRFWLKDPNLKEEDLYLIPQEWERKITLLKKRTYRLYQKITNPQLEETRLDDYVLELSDWFKSRFKERKKWQDPQIWITALNHDEGFLYYEFKINFFVDDIKLEYGKRGDRIASQINQEILRIVKPERKQHQ, encoded by the coding sequence ATGCTGAAAGAATTTTGGTTTAGTCTCAATCCCCTATATATATTCATCCTTCAGCACTTAGGTGTCTATTTAGGAGGATTTTTATTAATTTACGGTTTTTTGTTCTTTCTCTTACGCCCTTTATTTCGCAGTTTAGAAAGAGACATTGCTTTAGTTACCCTAAATATTTCTGGTTATCCTTTACTCAGTATTTTTACTTTTTTTAATCTTAAATTTACCCTTTATGATTTGGAAAATTTTGTTGGCAAGGATATATTGCAAAAGATTTTAAATGCTTGTCTAATTGTCGTAATTAGTTATTGGCTAGTGGCAATTATCAAAAAAGTTATTATTTATTATCTCAAACAATATACAAAGCAAAGTGAAGTCATGTGGGATGATGTACTTTTACCACTGGTAGAAGCAGTTTTACCCGTCATGGTTTTTTTACTGGGGGGTGTTTTTGTTTTAAACAATTTCGGGGTGGATTTAACGGGTATTTGGGTGGCTTTAGGGGGGGCAACTTTTATTATTGGTTTTGCCCTAAAAGATATATTGGCTAATTTTTTTAGCGGTATTGTTTTGTTAATTGATACTCCTTTTCAATTCGGAGATGTATTGCGATTGGAAGATGGTTCTATCGGGATGTTGTGCCGTATCGGAGTTAGAGTGACCCAAATTTACTTATTTAATCATCATTGTGATATTTATATACCTAATAGTGTTTTGCAAAATCAAAATATTACTAATCTCAGCCGCCCTACATCCTATTATTATTATTCTACAACCATTGAAATACCTGCGGAATTAGAAGTAGATTATCTAAAAAGTTTAATTACTGAAACCGTCTTAGCACATCCTGATACTTTAGCCGATATTGAAAAGAAAATAGCTTTGATTGATCGTTTTTATCTATGTGAAGAAGAAACGAATAACAGTTTGACAGAACAACAAATAAGTGGAAAAAATAGGCTTTTAGCAGAACAAAAAGTTAATATTAAATTGCAAGAAATTGAAGAATTTTTAGAGGCTTTAGTAATTACTTTACAGTTTGCAGAAAAGGGTGGTTTAACATCGGAAGAACTAGAAAATATTTATCAAGAATATCAAGAAATATTAGTTTTAATTGGTTTAAATATTAACTCAGAAATTAATACTGATAATCTCTTAAATACTACTTTTTCTGAATCTCAAGCTCCAGATGGTTTGATAGAATTAGTAAGAGAATGGTATCGTTTTTGGCTTAAAGACCCTAATTTAAAAGAAGAAGACTTATATTTAATTCCTCAAGAATGGGAAAGAAAAATTACTTTATTAAAGAAAAGAACTTATCGACTTTATCAAAAAATTACAAATCCTCAATTAGAAGAAACTCGATTAGATGATTATGTTTTGGAGTTAAGTGATTGGTTTAAATCTCGTTTTAAAGAGCGTAAAAAATGGCAAGACCCACAAATTTGGATCACTGCTTTAAATCATGATGAGGGTTTTCTTTATTATGAATTTAAAATTAATTTTTTTGTAGATGATATTAAATTAGAATACGGCAAAAGAGGCGATCGCATCGCCAGTCAGATTAACCAAGAAATCCTGCGAATTGTTAAACCAGAGAGAAAACAACACCAGTAA
- a CDS encoding ammonium transporter yields the protein MVTIPRKRGLRRSLKENQDSIILNFISKITSRISPYWLACIPLTAIIVAVWDGAAMAQGYDGPEDLEQVKIVLDTVFLLFCSVLVIFMNAGFAMLETGFCRQKNAVNILAKNLIVFAIATIAYWAIGFGLMYGEGNGFIGLQGFFFNGDGTPYGDANYPEAVPAAISFLFQVAFAATAATIVSGAVAERVRFDAFLIFSALLVAISYAVTGHWVWDGGWLSELGFSDFAGSTVVHSVGGWAALVGAAVLGPRQGKYSSDGKVSAIPGHNMSIATLGCLILWIGWFGFNPGSELAATANVPYIAVTTNLAAAAGGITATFTSWLKDGKPDLSMIINGILAGLVGITAGCASVGYFSSIIIGAIAGIIVVYSVAMFDQVLKIDDPVGATSVHLVCGIWGTLAVGIFATEGGLLTGGGVALLINQIIGILSIGGFTVAFSFIVWYALQATVGIRVSGEEEVKGLDIGEHGMEAYSGFVKEADILSGGFSSSYSDEVGSEV from the coding sequence ATGGTGACGATCCCTAGAAAAAGAGGTCTGAGAAGATCTTTAAAAGAAAATCAAGATAGTATTATTCTTAATTTTATTTCTAAAATAACTAGCAGAATTTCTCCTTATTGGTTGGCTTGTATCCCATTGACGGCGATTATTGTTGCGGTGTGGGATGGTGCGGCAATGGCACAGGGTTACGATGGCCCCGAAGACTTAGAACAAGTGAAAATCGTTTTGGATACAGTGTTTTTACTGTTTTGTTCTGTTTTGGTTATTTTCATGAATGCTGGTTTCGCAATGTTAGAAACTGGTTTCTGTCGCCAAAAAAACGCTGTTAATATTCTAGCGAAAAACTTGATCGTGTTTGCGATCGCAACTATTGCTTATTGGGCAATTGGTTTTGGATTGATGTACGGAGAAGGAAACGGTTTCATCGGTTTACAAGGCTTCTTCTTCAATGGTGATGGTACTCCCTACGGTGATGCAAATTATCCAGAAGCAGTACCTGCGGCTATCTCTTTCTTATTCCAAGTAGCCTTCGCCGCCACTGCCGCTACCATCGTATCTGGTGCGGTAGCTGAAAGGGTTCGATTCGATGCGTTTTTAATCTTCAGTGCGTTATTAGTAGCCATTTCCTACGCTGTTACAGGGCATTGGGTTTGGGATGGTGGTTGGTTAAGTGAATTAGGCTTCTCTGACTTTGCTGGTTCAACAGTGGTTCACTCTGTTGGTGGATGGGCGGCTTTAGTGGGTGCCGCAGTATTAGGACCTCGTCAAGGGAAATATTCCTCTGATGGTAAAGTTAGTGCTATCCCCGGTCACAATATGAGTATTGCTACTCTCGGATGTTTAATTCTCTGGATTGGTTGGTTTGGTTTCAACCCCGGTTCTGAATTAGCCGCTACTGCTAACGTTCCTTATATCGCTGTTACTACTAACTTAGCCGCCGCCGCTGGTGGTATCACCGCAACTTTTACTTCTTGGTTAAAAGACGGCAAACCCGATCTTTCTATGATTATTAACGGTATCTTAGCTGGTTTAGTCGGTATTACTGCAGGATGTGCTAGTGTTGGTTATTTCAGTTCTATTATCATTGGTGCGATCGCAGGTATAATCGTCGTCTATTCCGTTGCCATGTTTGACCAAGTATTAAAAATTGATGACCCTGTAGGTGCAACCTCTGTTCACTTAGTTTGCGGTATTTGGGGAACTTTAGCGGTGGGTATCTTTGCCACTGAGGGCGGATTGTTAACAGGAGGCGGAGTAGCTCTTCTCATCAATCAGATTATTGGTATCTTATCCATCGGTGGTTTTACCGTCGCTTTTAGCTTCATCGTTTGGTACGCTCTCCAAGCAACCGTTGGTATTCGAGTTTCTGGCGAAGAAGAAGTCAAAGGTTTGGATATTGGCGAACATGGTATGGAGGCTTACAGTGGCTTTGTCAAAGAAGCTGATATTCTTTCTGGAGGCTTTTCTTCTAGCTATAGCGATGAAGTTGGCTCAGAAGTGTAA
- a CDS encoding c-type cytochrome: MKKFVLIFIVGVIFAWQSFVGSANALSLSEEIRTIPLNESGETITLSNQEALKGSRLFVSNCAQCHIQGKTKTNPNVSLSKEALANALPARDNLVGLMDYIEHPTSYDGEEDLTLLHVNTERPDLWPEIRNYSEDDIKAVAGHILIQAFSDPKWGNLSLIDN; encoded by the coding sequence ATGAAAAAATTTGTTTTAATTTTCATTGTCGGGGTTATTTTTGCATGGCAATCCTTTGTCGGTAGCGCAAATGCTTTAAGTTTAAGTGAAGAAATTCGTACTATTCCCCTGAATGAGTCTGGAGAAACTATTACTTTATCTAACCAAGAGGCGTTAAAAGGTTCTCGTTTATTTGTAAGTAATTGTGCTCAATGTCACATTCAAGGTAAAACCAAAACTAATCCCAACGTCAGTTTAAGTAAAGAGGCTTTAGCTAATGCTTTACCTGCAAGAGACAACTTAGTTGGTTTAATGGACTATATCGAGCATCCTACTAGCTATGACGGGGAAGAAGATCTTACTTTATTACACGTAAATACAGAACGCCCTGACCTTTGGCCCGAAATCAGAAACTATAGTGAGGATGATATTAAAGCCGTTGCTGGTCATATTTTAATTCAAGCATTTTCTGATCCCAAATGGGGTAATTTATCTCTCATTGATAACTAA
- a CDS encoding ABC transporter ATP-binding protein — MATVTLQNIARSYNQVKVISNITFEVPDGEFWVLVGPSGCGKSTILRSIAGLESISEGNLYFDGVLMNEIPARERDVAMVFQNYALYPHLTVADNLGFGLRMRGEKKSLIDNKIKQVAEILDIGHLLMRKPKQLSGGQQQRVALGRAIIRQPKVFLLDEPLSNLDAKLRDQTRTELKKLHSQVGITTVYVTHDQVEAMTLGDRIVVLNQGRIQQIGTPAEIYQNPVNRMVATFLGTPSMNIIPVTYHDGAFWINEQQSLRLPPPFLKQYNFHNGQGWDLGIRPEYITLVKDQENALDNFLVTTVEVIEPLGKEVLVNAKIVDSEININLQLPIQWQGKMGDELKLQLDLEQIYLFEPTTGEIIISN; from the coding sequence ATGGCAACGGTTACACTACAAAACATTGCCCGTTCGTATAATCAAGTAAAAGTTATTAGCAATATAACCTTTGAAGTACCTGATGGAGAATTTTGGGTTTTAGTAGGTCCTTCGGGTTGTGGTAAGTCAACGATTTTGAGAAGTATTGCAGGATTAGAGTCTATTAGTGAGGGAAATCTCTATTTTGATGGTGTTTTAATGAATGAAATTCCCGCTAGAGAAAGAGATGTGGCGATGGTTTTTCAAAATTATGCTTTATATCCTCATTTAACTGTTGCTGATAATCTTGGTTTTGGCTTAAGAATGCGGGGAGAAAAAAAGTCGCTGATAGATAATAAAATTAAACAAGTGGCAGAAATTCTTGATATTGGTCATCTTTTAATGCGTAAACCCAAACAGCTATCGGGAGGGCAACAACAAAGAGTTGCTTTAGGTAGGGCGATTATTAGACAACCAAAGGTATTTTTGTTAGATGAGCCTTTATCTAATTTAGACGCAAAATTAAGAGATCAAACAAGGACAGAATTAAAAAAATTACATTCTCAAGTGGGTATTACTACAGTTTATGTTACCCATGATCAAGTTGAGGCTATGACATTAGGCGATCGCATCGTGGTTTTAAATCAGGGTAGAATACAGCAAATAGGTACACCAGCAGAAATTTATCAAAACCCAGTCAATCGCATGGTAGCTACTTTTTTAGGCACACCATCCATGAATATCATCCCTGTTACCTACCACGATGGAGCATTTTGGATTAATGAACAACAATCCCTCCGATTACCTCCTCCTTTTCTCAAGCAATACAATTTTCATAACGGACAAGGTTGGGATTTAGGTATTCGCCCAGAATATATTACCTTAGTAAAGGATCAAGAAAATGCTCTTGATAATTTTCTTGTGACAACAGTTGAAGTTATCGAACCATTAGGAAAAGAAGTTTTAGTTAATGCTAAGATAGTTGACTCAGAGATTAACATTAATTTACAATTACCCATTCAGTGGCAAGGGAAAATGGGTGATGAACTAAAACTCCAACTAGATTTAGAGCAAATTTATCTTTTTGAACCTACTACTGGGGAAATAATAATTAGTAATTAA
- a CDS encoding YqeG family HAD IIIA-type phosphatase codes for MSKAKILQPDLVLGDIVIHITPDVIQRHNLKGLILDVDETLVPWNERIISPELLTWVEEIRPYVDLWLVSNNLSQNRIATIAQYLNLPFIYGAGKPSRRKLREAVKAMNLPLEQIAMVGDRLFTDVLAGNRLGVFTILVEPMISPHAPKKFSIRNFEVWISQQLGVSLHKN; via the coding sequence ATGTCTAAAGCCAAAATTTTACAACCAGACCTTGTATTGGGAGATATAGTTATTCATATCACCCCAGATGTGATCCAAAGACATAATTTGAAAGGCTTAATTCTCGATGTGGATGAAACCTTAGTTCCTTGGAATGAGCGGATTATTTCCCCTGAATTATTAACATGGGTGGAAGAAATACGCCCTTATGTAGATCTTTGGCTTGTAAGTAACAATCTTAGTCAAAATCGTATTGCAACCATCGCACAATACCTTAATTTGCCCTTCATTTATGGTGCAGGTAAACCTTCTCGTCGCAAACTTAGAGAAGCCGTTAAAGCCATGAATCTACCCTTAGAACAAATTGCTATGGTGGGCGATCGCCTCTTTACTGATGTATTAGCAGGTAATAGACTAGGGGTTTTTACTATTTTAGTAGAGCCAATGATTTCTCCCCATGCTCCGAAAAAATTTTCTATCCGCAATTTTGAGGTTTGGATTTCCCAACAATTAGGAGTTTCTCTTCATAAAAATTAA
- the sds gene encoding solanesyl diphosphate synthase, with protein sequence MTTATSIFTPVEKDLSILIDNLTSLVQAQHPILGAAAEHLFTAGGKRIRPAIVLLVSRATMKGDDLTPRHRRLAEITEMIHTASLVHDDVVDEAELRRQVATVNSLFGNRVAVLAGDFLFAQSSWYLANLDNLQVVKLLSEVIRDFAEGEIQQGLSCFDTNVSLEKYLQKSYFKTASLIANSAKAAAILSDAGEGIANQIYSYGRNIGLAFQIVDDILDFTSPTEVLGKPAGSDLACGNLTAPVLFAMEEKPSLSILIEREFSEEGDLDQALALVYDSNGIEKARDLAHQHSQLALKELQYLPSCPATDSLRELTDYVLSRIK encoded by the coding sequence ATGACAACTGCAACCTCGATATTCACCCCTGTAGAAAAAGACTTATCAATTCTGATTGATAACTTAACCAGCCTAGTTCAAGCCCAACATCCCATCTTAGGGGCGGCGGCAGAGCATTTATTCACGGCTGGTGGAAAAAGAATTCGTCCCGCTATTGTGCTATTAGTATCAAGAGCAACAATGAAAGGAGATGACTTAACTCCTCGTCATCGTCGTTTAGCAGAAATAACAGAAATGATTCATACTGCCAGTTTAGTTCATGATGATGTAGTAGATGAAGCAGAGTTAAGAAGACAAGTAGCAACCGTCAATAGTTTATTTGGTAATCGTGTAGCAGTATTAGCTGGGGACTTTCTTTTTGCGCAGTCTTCATGGTATTTGGCTAATTTAGATAATCTACAGGTAGTCAAGCTATTGTCAGAGGTAATTAGGGATTTTGCAGAAGGGGAAATTCAACAAGGTTTAAGTTGTTTTGACACTAATGTTAGTTTAGAAAAATATTTACAGAAAAGTTATTTTAAAACAGCTTCTTTGATTGCCAATAGTGCAAAAGCCGCCGCTATATTGAGTGATGCAGGAGAAGGAATTGCAAATCAAATTTATAGTTACGGACGTAATATCGGTTTAGCTTTTCAAATAGTAGATGATATTCTTGACTTTACCTCTCCTACAGAAGTATTGGGTAAACCAGCAGGTTCAGATTTAGCCTGTGGTAATTTAACTGCCCCTGTATTATTTGCTATGGAAGAAAAACCTTCCCTTAGTATCCTTATTGAGAGGGAATTCAGTGAAGAAGGAGATTTAGATCAGGCTTTAGCTTTAGTTTACGATAGTAACGGTATTGAAAAAGCGAGAGATTTAGCACATCAGCATAGTCAGTTAGCCTTAAAAGAGTTGCAATATTTACCTTCTTGCCCTGCCACTGATTCTTTAAGAGAGCTAACAGATTACGTATTAAGTCGAATTAAGTAA